The Maniola hyperantus chromosome 2, iAphHyp1.2, whole genome shotgun sequence genome includes a region encoding these proteins:
- the shn gene encoding uncharacterized protein shn isoform X1 produces MPLTQEKRLDNFSNNDHSYLHKKFKKMASTMSMLPGSSIKGEESGYQETSLLQVTSSSTISNGSIAAAHPEIEKIKNIYDKCSMDVEKNVQTNFNDENFSLSDVNSFVQIPGKTSFSEEFLNKTENLENDFIKETYSGGTGRYICPYCKISCAKPSVLQKHIRAHTNERPFPCIPCGFAFKTKSNLYKHRRSRTHALRLQGADIASAINDDELSGDSESDTSIPPTSLSGSDRDQSSDTSMIRSEKRPNEFSSPELTNDCNNMSLHILSTLNDNKSKTIYKPKFRAAFYHGMDEKDKIKKTISQNNADFFTEHISKIISDNEAIVDVIETPLQKKYGKIKQIAESKQFLNEMEITPELTPLNLTKNCYDPDNLIRKRSHSESFAQILEDQKHPLNPEGSIIKDLLLKTKANGVNPVTSELVDGLGPLYVCPLCQIVYRSADNLEVHRLYYCKGVLSKSSTAVNNAQKEIKSARPENIFFRSNSINVRLPENTMAPGSRTNISIKSPPLKNKPDNLVILKPDCNDVIAPLPSPGPLLGNTRLVDSRLPSEFNKKTETLKIRPKESSPKRRLDSRSETYSPRLLDNSSPRSTDLYSQPKMRCMEINTSSLRLMEEMSPHIRHNSTSLQMFGGEVKIVDHSGSTTTLRIEPSKTQLSPILIHQNLSPSKYANDLEASSVVVRSGLHSGGTIVHNPPTPKETVSTPQIQTSRISTSTPTAQSSNLLNIHDITHFQFPPLSAITAYNPLTLPPLSPSSSPNGATTIFHGGKLIPHVPGIPGPNTPGLLVGSNNIQIKNNECIKNGSKLENISDNSSINMPRKGSTNYDRIFNSKSPNTKSSTNEIERHNQNKDSYNAELRSISTVPIIKIKHVDEPVPTTSFPANNNVRVALRTEGAVKRNADGFPRMPVLKENTNYLFIKSKIKDSNLQPSKNADSIPENEIKKFNFENLITKVEIYNNQIQNSSEVQKNCKTLETCAISIQNERSETSYFQKNFAAKSLSDERKPKFLRPSTLPLKPGTFTPKKHHGITPNANTMPLISPETPRPAKAYGQLYLNGNAYTYLGLKCSTKVFYCTINRPQPTYVPNQHFLSMYSNWQLLSELTPDPLGLSASSAMSLYDSRHRPQNVAVAVIKQDLILTHSSQWNKNSKDKQIIPFMDTRRSDELRNIAENIATSKKEVTGGFESNEEYTYVRGRGRGRYVCSECGIRCKKPSMLKKHIRTHTDVRPYTCVHCVFSRHFSFKTKGNLTKHMKSKAHYKKCCELGINPNEGNDCEGVEMAQCSGETDDETDSDGDEGNEGETESSDTEICKSRLPEHEAAHCLLSLGGSRPATSATPGLITSARPTTYPYTPISLDSEVDNTSEKLQTLVDSRMDVDNEPMDLSKNELRTPNSVPEIPTARESSVLASLASNTAKLPQHQSQWVNGEPMLHTYLTERALLDSKIKQSQLTCNLKTRKIDLENSMFTNTGGYEKGHKQTLNTFSVKINTNEMIDRVPVTKNDTIIKEISQSSTMLLNNEIIDKSPSNPLLENAHPNVEYSKHARIKVKGFDNSLESHPDSISNEESNVGKIHIEEKVRTDEHSEVTEIKPPLSEYDSGTSNVGTLEETDLDGISYSSEKLMEDDRRVCFFCKETFTKPPRPFRCSICAVSFRTRGHLLVHERSASHNIKISMTPNSENAKHVVSEYLKHSRINPMISPDDSVQNHRDISSDECDGSKIPLQEKTRVENDMDGEGMKLPLSEYEPMPSKDLNEGKKIEIDDDWKDCDFCNKMFRESAQLKLHLNIHYMERPFRCSVCAVSNRAKEYLQKHDRSSYHSNKVTKKPNSENAKYVVSEYLKHARINPIKNLDDPLKIQPEISSDDSNASKIPLEEKTRLDERSEGEGIKLTPTEYDGNQFDSVAPKVVIGVGGVAFKVSKGKDFEGTSYSPGKLMEDGRRVCDFCNKTFTKPSQLRLHLNIHYMERPFRCSVCAVSFRTRGHLQKHERSASHHNKVSMTSTFGAATSFNPRPFRCSDCNIAFRIHGHLAKHLRSKMHVMRLECLFKLPFGTFTEIERAGLSLTDIDTTDCASSLASLQSLARKLHEKDPTKLEYREPSGPLPALPLTGRDSSEDEDLGMITEKTCESVNDSEVKTIENKKGHDTEQIVNYSATDN; encoded by the exons ATGCCGCTAACTCAAGAAAAACGCTTGGATAATTTCTCTAACAATGACCACAGCTATCTTCATAAGAAGTTCAAAAAAATGGCATCTACTATGTCAATGCTTCCGGGTAGTTCGATCAAGGGGGAAGAAAGTGGATATCAAGAAACCAGTCTTTTACAAGTTACTAGTAGTTCTACTATAAGCAACGGAAGTATTGCAGCAGCTCACCCAGaaatagaaaaaattaaaaatatatacgaTAAATGCAGCATGGATGTGGAAAAAAATGTACAAACTAATTTTAACGATGAAAACTTTAGCTTAAGTGATGTAAATAGTTTTGTTCAAATACCTGGTAAAACCAGTTTTTCtgaagaatttttaaataagactgaaaaccttgaaaatgattttataaaggAAACTTACAGTGGAGGTACAGGACGATATATATGCCCATATTGTAAGATATCATGTGCCAAGCCTTCAGTTCTACAGAAACATATCAGAGCTCATACAAATGAGAGACCGTTTCCATGTATACCATGTGGATTtgcttttaaaacaaaatcaaatTTATATAAACATAGAAGGTCAAGAACACATGCTTTGCGATTGCAAGGCGCTGATATTGCCAGCGCAATCAACGATGATGAGCTGTCCGGTGATTCCGAAAGTGACACGTCAATTCCACCAACGTCCTTATCAGGTTCAGATAGGGATCAGAGTTCGGACACTTCAATGATTCGGTCAGAAAAGAGACCTAATGAGTTTTCCTCTCCAGAGTTAACCAATGACTGTAACAATATGTCATTACACATACTTTCTACTTTAAATGACAACAAATCAAAAACGATTTATAAACCCAAGTTCAGAGCAGCTTTTTATCATGGAATGGATGAGAAAGATAAGATAAAAAAGACTATTTCACAGAATAATGCTGACTTTTTTACGGAACATATCTCTAAAATTATATCAGATAATGAGGCCATCGTTGATGTTATTGAAACTCCTTTACAAAAAAAGTATGGCAAAATTAAACAAATTGCAGAAAGTAAGCAGTTTTTAAATGAAATGGAAATTACACCAGAACTGACACCATTAAATTTAACGAAAAATTGTTACGATCCGGACAATTTGATACGGAAGAGGTCTCACTCCGAAAGTTTTGCTCAGATCCTTGAAGATCAAAAGCATCCACTAAATCCCGAAGGTTCAATAATTAAAGATCTGCTACTTAAAACTAAGGCCAATGGAGTTAACCCTGTGACAAGTGAACTAGTTGATGGGTTAGGACCTCTCTACGTTTGTCCTTTATGTCAAATAGTATATAGAAGTGCTGATAACTTAGAAGTTCATAGGTTATATTATTGCAAAGGTGTCCTATCAAAAAGTTCCACTGCAGTAAATAATGcccaaaaagaaataaaaagtgcAAGACccgaaaacatattttttagaaGTAATTCCATTAATGTTCGATTGCCTGAAAATACGATGGCTCCAGGTTCCAGAACTAACATTTCAATTAAATCGCcacctttaaaaaataaacccgATAATCTTGTGATTTTAAAGCCAGATTGTAATGACGTAATTGCCCCATTACCATCTCCAGGGCCACTACTTGGTAACACGAGACTTGTGGATTCTAGATTACCATCTGAATTCAATAAAAAGACTGAGACATTAAAAATAAGGCCTAAAGAATCTAGTCCAAAGCGGCGACTTGATAGCAGATCAGAAACATACAGTCCACGTCTACTTGATAACTCATCGCCTCGGTCTACCGACTTATATTCTCAACCTAAAATGAGATGTATGGAAATAAATACGTCTTCTTTGAGACTAATGGAGGAAATGTCACCACATATAAGGCATAATTCTACGTCTCTTCAAATGTTTGGAGGTGAAGTAAAAATAGTCGATCACTCTGGCAGTACTACAACTTTACGCATCGAACCTAGTAAAACTCAACTATCTCCGATTTTAATACATCAAAATCTTTCACCTTCAAAGTATGCTAACGATTTAGAGGCAAGCAGCGTTGTTGTAAGATCAGGTCTTCATTCTGGAGGCACAATTGTCCATAATCCTCCTACACCAAAAGAAACTGTTAGCACGCCTCAGATTCAAACCTCCAGAATTTCAACATCAACTCCGACCGCCCAGAGTTCGAACTTGCTAAATATTCATGACATAACTCACTTCCAATTTCCACCGTTAAGTGCCATTACAGCATATAATCCCTTAACGCTGCCTCCGCTTAGTCCATCTTCGTCACCTAACGGCGCTACAACTATATTTCACGGCGGCAAACTGATACCTCATGTCCCAGGAATACCTGGTCCCAATACCCCTGGCTTACTGGTCGGAAGTaataacatacaaataaaaaacaatgaGTGTATTAAGAACGGGTCCAAGTTAGAGAACATTTCAGATAATTCATCAATTAACATGCCTAGAAAAGGAAGTACAAATTACGACAGAATTTTTAATTCGAAAAGTCCTAATACAAAATCTTCTACTAACGAAATAGAGAGACATAACCAAAATAAAGATAGTTACAATGCAGAATTACGAAGCATTTCAACCGTGccaattataaaaattaaacacgTAGATGAGCCTGTTCCTACTACTTCATTTCCAGCAAACAATAATGTCAGAGTAGCTCTACGAACTGAAGGTGCTGTTAAAAGAAATGCTGATGGTTTTCCAAGAATGCCTGTATTgaaagaaaatactaattacttatttattaagagCAAAATCAAGGATTCTAATTTACAACCTTCTAAAAATGCCGATAGTATCcctgaaaatgaaataaaaaaattcaatttcgAAAATCTGATAACTAAAGTAGAAATATATAACAATCAAATACAAAATTCGTCAGAGGTCCAGAAAAATTGTAAAACTCTAGAAACATGTGCCATATCAATTCAAAACGAAAGGTCAGAAACATCCTACtttcaaaaaaattttgcaGCAAAGTCACTAAGCGATGAGAGAAAGCCTAAGTTTTTAAGACCATCAACATTGCCTCTAAAACCTGGCACATTTACTCCAAAAAAACACCATGGAATAACACCTAATGCCAATACAATGCCATTAATATCTCCTGAAACTCCCCGCCCAGCAAAAGCTTATGGGCAACTCTATCTAAATGGCAATGCTTACACGTACTTGGGTTTAAAATGCTCCACTAAAGTTTTTTACTGCACTATCAATCGTCCACAGCCAACTTATGTACCGAATCAACATTTCCTATCGATGTATAGTAATTGGCAG TTACTATCTGAGCTGACGCCAGACCCGCTGGGACTGTCAGCATCGTCTGCTATGTCTCTATATGACTCACGTCATCGACCGCAAAACGTGGCTGTAGCTGTGATTAAACAGGATCTCATATTGACTCATTCATCGCAATGGAATAAAAATTCGAAGGACAAACAG atAATACCTTTTATGGATACAAGAAGGTCGGACGAATTGAGAAATATTGCTGAAAATATTGCAACATCCAAAAAAGAAGTAACTGGTGGATTCGAAAGTAATGAAGAATATACATATGTACGTGGTCGTGGCAGAGGACGTTATGTTTGTTCTGAATGTGGGATTCGTTGTAAAAAGCCTTCTATGCTGAAGAAACACATTCGAACTCACACTGATGTCCGACCTTACACGTGCGTTCATTGCGTTTTTAG CAGACATTTCAGCTTTAAAACAAAGGGCAACTTGACAAAACACATGAAGAGTAAAGCTCATTACAAAAAATGTTGCGAGTTAGGAATAAATCCAAATGAAGGGAATGACTGCGAAGGTGTCGAAATGGCGCAGTGTTCAGGTGAAACTGATGACGAAACTGATTCGGACGGCGATGAAGGAAACGAAGGCGAAACAGAATCAAGTG atACAGAGATTTGTAAATCTCGACTACCAGAACACGAAGCTGCCCACTGTTTACTATCTTTAGGTGGTAGTAGACCGGCTACGTCGGCGACTCCTGGTTTAATAACTAGCGCCAGGCCTACTACTTATCCTTATACACCCATCTCATTAGACAGTGAAGTTGATAATACTTCAGAAAAACTACAAACCTTGGTAGACTCAAGAATGGATGTTGATAACGAGCCAATGGATCTTAGCAAAAATGAATTAAGAACACCCAATAGCGTACCAGAAATACCAACTGCGAGAGAATCCAGTGTTTTGGCATCGTTAGCGTCAAATACAGCTAAGCTACCTCAACATCAGAGTCAGTGGGTCAATGGCGAACCAATGCTGCACACATATTTAACAGAACGGGCTCTATTAGactctaaaataaaacaaagtcaACTAACGTGCAAtcttaaaacaagaaaaattgaTTTGGAGAACTCTATGTTTACAAATACAGGTGGTTATGAAAAAGGCCACAAACAAACTTTAAATACTTtttcagtaaaaataaatactaatgAAATGATCGATAGGGTTCCTGTGACTAAAAACGATACTATTATTAAGGAAATTTCACAAAGTTCGACGATGCTCCTTAATAATGAAATTATAGACAAATCTCCTAGTAATCCGCTTTTAGAAAACGCTCATCCCAATgttgaatattcaaaacatGCTAGAATTAAAGTTAAGGGGTTTGATAACTCTCTAGAAAGTCATCCAGATAGTATATCAAATGAAGAAAGTAATGTGGGTAAGATACACATAGAAGAAAAAGTAAGAACGGACGAGCATTCTGAAGTCACCGAAATAAAACCACCTCTTTCAGAATATGATTCAGGGACatctaatgtaggtacattagaaGAAACGGATTTAGACGGTATTTCTTATTCATCTGAAAAACTGATGGAAGATGACAGAcgtgtatgttttttttgtaaagaaacATTCACTAAACCACCGAGGCCCTTTAGATGTAGTATATGCGCTGTAAGTTTTCGCACGAGGGGTCATCTATTAGTACATGAGCGATCAGCGtcccataatataaaaatttcaatgaCACCCAATTCGGAAAATGCTAAACACGTGGTTTCGGAATATTTAAAACATTCCAGAATAAATCCCATGATATCTCCTGATGATTCTGTTCAAAATCATCGAGATATATCAAGTGATGAATGCGATGGAAGCAAGATACCCTTGCAAGAAAAAACAAGGGTGGAGAATGATATGGACGGTGAAGGAATGAAATTGCCCTTATCTGAGTATGAGCCCATGCCTTCCAAAGACTTAAAtgaaggaaaaaaaatcgaaatagaCGACGACTGGAAAGACTGTGATTTCTGTAACAAAATGTTCCGGGAATCGGCACAATTAAAATTGCATTTGAATATACATTATATGGAGAGGCCGTTTAGATGTAGTGTGTGTGCTGTTAGTAATCGGGCTAAAGAGTATCTTCAAAAACATGATCGTTCATCCTATCATAGTAACAAAGTTACGAAGAAACCTAATTCAGAAAACGCAAAATATGTAGTTTCAGAATATTTAAAACATGCCCGAATAAATCCCATAAAAAATTTAGATGAtcctttaaaaattcaaccagAGATATCAAGTGACGACAGCAATGCAAGTAAGATTCCGTTGgaagaaaaaacaagattagATGAAAGATCGGAAGGTGAAGGAATAAAATTAACTCCAACAGAATACGATGGGAATCAATTTGACTCCGTAGCACCTAAAGTTGTAATTGGGGTAGGGGGTGTAGCATTCAAAGTAAGTAAAGGAAAAGATTTTGAAGGCACATCTTACTCTCCAGGAAAACTAATGGAAGATGGGCGGAGAGTTTGTGATTTCTGTAACAAAACGTTCACAAAACCATCTCAACTAAGACTACATCTGAATATACACTATATGGAGAGACCATTTAGATGTAGTGTATGCGCTGTCAGTTTTCGAACGAGAGGTCACCTTCAGAAACATGAGCGTTCAGCCTCACATCACAATAAAGTTTCAATGACATCTACATTCGGCGCAGCGACATCATTTAATCCACGACCTTTTCGCTGTTCAGATTGTAATATAGCATTTAGAATACATGGACATTTAGCTAAACATCTAAGAAGTAAAATGCACGTAATGCGTCTCGAGTGTTTGTTTAAACTACCGTTCGGTACTTTTACCGAGATTGAGCGAGCAGGTCTCAGTTTAACGGATATCGACACGACAGATTGCGCCAGTTCGCTAGCTAGTCTTCAGTCGCTGGCAAGGAAGTTGCACGAAAAAGACCCTACGAAGCTGGAATATAGAGAACCAAGCGGTCCGTTGCCAGCTCTACCTCTAACAGGCAGGGACTCTTCGGAAGACGAAGATTTAGGTATGATTACAGAAAAGACTTGTGAGAGTGTAAATGATAGTGAGGTCAAGACTATTGAAAATAAGAAAGGTCATGATACCGAACAAATAGTTAATTATAGTGCCACAGATAATTAG